A segment of the Streptomyces pactum genome:
CGCGACCCCGAGCCCGACACCCACGCCGACGCCCACGCCCACACCGACTCCGACGCCCACGCCGACGCCCACACCCACCGTCGTCACGCTGGACGACCACACCGGCGCCACCATCGGCAAGGCGGTCGGCGCGGCGGAGCGGGCCGGGCTCGCCTACGTCGTCCAGCTCCAGGGCACGGGCGGGAGGCAGGCCTCCTCCTGGTCCGCGGGCGAGGAGGTCTGCGAGCAGACCGACGACCCCGGTGGCTCCCGCGACGTGGCGTTCACCGTCCCGCGCACCGGCCACGACTGCTCCGGAGACCCGCTGTACACCCCGGAACCGGAGCCCGAGCCGGCACGGACGGCGGACCCCGGCACGGGCCCCGGCACCGGTACCGGAAGCGGCACCGGCGCCTGCGAGCTCACCAGCCCCGCGGGCAACTGCTACGCCGACGGCCAGTTCTGCGCCAAGAAGCACCGCGGCCTGAGCACCCACGGCCGGGGCGGCGAGTACCTGACCTGCGAGCAGGACTCCGGCGGCATCTGGCGCTGGTCGGACGGCGTCCCCGGCTGACCCTCAGGCCCCGGCTGACCCTCAGGCCACCCTCCGGGCCGCGTACTCCGCGATCTCCGCCATCGGGGGCCGTTCCTCGGTGTCCACGGAGTACGTGCGCGGCTCGAAACCGTCGGCGCCCCGTTCGAACTGGGTGAGGGACGGCCGCACCAGGTGGCCGCGGGCCAGCCGGAGCTGGGCGGTGCGGTAGATCGCGGCGGACATGCGGCCCAGCGCCTGGCCGTCCTGGTGCCGGTGCCGGCGGACGCCGACGTCGACCTGTGCGAGGGCGTCCAGGCCCACCAGGTGCAGGGCGTCGACCAGCATGCCCAGTTCGACGCCGTAGCCGACGGGGAAGGGGAGCTGCTCGAGCAGGGTGCGGCGGGCCGCGTACTCGCCGCCGAGCGGCTGGACGAAGCCGGCCAACTGCGGCCAGTGCAGGTTGAGCAGCGGGCGGGCCATCAGCTCCGTGACCCGGCCGCCCTGGCCGGGCGCGGCGCCGAGCGGGCGGTCGTACATCGCCTTGACGAGGTGCACGTCCGGGTCGGTGAGCAGCGGGCCCACGATGCCGGAGACGAAGTCGGCGGTGAACTCGCGCAGGTCGGCGTCGACGAAGCAGACGATGTCGCCGCCGGTGACCAGCAGCGAGCGCCACAGCACCTCGCCCTTGCCGGGCACGGCCGGGACGCGGGGGAGGATCGTGTCCCGGTGCACCACCCGCGCGCCCGCCGCCGCGGCCACCTCCGACGTGCGGTCGCCCGAACCGGAGTCCACGACCACGACCTCGTCGACGAGCGGCACCCGGCCCATCAGGTCCCGGCGGATCACCGAGACGATGTCGCCGACGGTCGCCTCCTCGTCGAGGGCGGGGAGTACCACGCTGACCGACTGCCCGGTGGCCTGTTTGGCGGTCAGGATCCGCTGGATCGGCCGGTCCGACACGGACCAGGAGCGTGCGCTCAGCCAGCGCTCGACTTCTTCCAGCACGTTCGGTGGCTCCTTTGTGATCCATCTCGCGGTACGGACGACTATCTCAACCGTCGTGGCCTTCGGTTACAGTCTTGAACAACGCGGCGGACCACCGCATGCCGGGGTCACGCGCGTACCACCGAAAAACAACCACATACCGCTCATCCAGAGGGGCAGAGGGATACGGCCCGTTGAAGCCCCGGCAACCCTCCAGTCGGTTCTTGTCACGCGGACGTGGCGAGGCTCCCGACTAGGGAAGGTGCCAAATCCGTCTCACGGCGAGATGCGTCGTGAGGAAGATGAGGAGAAAGGGCCTCGCCTCACATGGCTGTGCAGACTGTCGCAAGCAACACCGACACCGCCGCTTCCCCCACCCTTGCCGCCTCCCCGGTCGACCTCGGTCCCGCCGCGGCGCTCTCCTGCCGCGAGTGCGGCCACCGCGTGCCGCTCGGCCCCGTCTTCGCCTGCGAGGAGTGTTTCGGCCCGCTGGAGATCGCCTACGACTTCTCGACCTACGACACCGAGGAGCTCCGCGCGCGCATCGAGGCGGGCCCCGCGAACATCTGGCGCTACGCCCCGCTGCTGCCCGTCCCCGCCGACGTGGCCGACAAGCCGAACATCAACCCGGGCTGGACCAAGCTGGTCAAGGCCGACAACCTGGCCCGCGAGCTCGGCGTCACCGGCGGCCTGTACGTCAAGGACGACTCCGGCAACCCGACGCACTCCTTCAAGGACCGCGTCGTCGCGCAGGCCATCGAGGCCGCCCGCGCCTTCGGTTTCACCACCCTGTCCTGCTCCTCCACCGGCAACCTCGCGGGTGCCGTCGGCGCCGCCGCCGCCCGCGCCGGCTTCCGCTCCTGCGTGTTCATCCCGCACGACCTGGAGCAGGGCAAGGTCGTCATGGCCGCCGTCTACGGCGGTGAGCTGGTCGGCATCGAGGGCAACTACGACGACGTGAACCGCTTCTGCTCCGAGCTGATCGGCGACCCGGCGGGCGAGGGCTGGGGCTTCGTCAACGTCAACCTGCGGCCGTACTACGCGGAGGGCTCCAAGACCCTCGCCTACGAGGTCTGCGAGCAGCTCGGCTGGCGGCTGCCCGACCAGATCGTCGTCCCGATCGCGTCCGGCTCCCAGCTCACGAAGATCGACAAGGGCCTGCAGGAGCTGATCAGGCTCGGTCTGGTCGAGGACAAGCCGTAC
Coding sequences within it:
- a CDS encoding glucosyl-3-phosphoglycerate synthase, yielding MLEEVERWLSARSWSVSDRPIQRILTAKQATGQSVSVVLPALDEEATVGDIVSVIRRDLMGRVPLVDEVVVVDSGSGDRTSEVAAAAGARVVHRDTILPRVPAVPGKGEVLWRSLLVTGGDIVCFVDADLREFTADFVSGIVGPLLTDPDVHLVKAMYDRPLGAAPGQGGRVTELMARPLLNLHWPQLAGFVQPLGGEYAARRTLLEQLPFPVGYGVELGMLVDALHLVGLDALAQVDVGVRRHRHQDGQALGRMSAAIYRTAQLRLARGHLVRPSLTQFERGADGFEPRTYSVDTEERPPMAEIAEYAARRVA
- the thrC gene encoding threonine synthase; amino-acid sequence: MAVQTVASNTDTAASPTLAASPVDLGPAAALSCRECGHRVPLGPVFACEECFGPLEIAYDFSTYDTEELRARIEAGPANIWRYAPLLPVPADVADKPNINPGWTKLVKADNLARELGVTGGLYVKDDSGNPTHSFKDRVVAQAIEAARAFGFTTLSCSSTGNLAGAVGAAAARAGFRSCVFIPHDLEQGKVVMAAVYGGELVGIEGNYDDVNRFCSELIGDPAGEGWGFVNVNLRPYYAEGSKTLAYEVCEQLGWRLPDQIVVPIASGSQLTKIDKGLQELIRLGLVEDKPYKIFGAQAEGCSPVSTAYKAGHDVVRPQKPDTIAKSLAIGNPADGPYVLDIARRTGGAVEDVTDEQVVEAIKLLARTEGIFAETAGGVTVGVTKKLIEDGVLDPSLTTVVLNTGDGLKTLDAVAGTGLSATIRPNLDSFREAGLA